CGAACTCGACGACGAGCGGCTGCCGTTGCTGCGCGGGACGGACCAGCCGTCCGTGCTCATCGGACTGCCGGCCGCCACCGAGGGCCTGACCTGCGTCGACCTCGACTTCGGGGCCACGGGCGCGCTGTGCGCCGAGCACCTCGCGGAGTTCGGGCACCGCGACATCGCTGTCATCGGCGAGGCGCCCGCGGTCTACGAAAGGCACACCGGTTTCGCCGAGCGCACGCTCGACGGACTCCGTTCCCGGTCGAGGGAGTTGGGGGTGCGCGTGCTGCACCGGCCGTGCGAGGGCGGGTTCGACGCGATGACGGTGACCCTGGCCCGGATCTTCGACGAACGGCCGGGCACCACGGGGTTCGTCGTGCAGAACGAGTCGGCGGTCGAACCGCTGCTCGCGCTGTTGCGCCAGCAAGGGCGGGCGGTGCCGGAGGACGTGTCGGTCATCGCCGTCTGTCCTGACCAGGTCGCCACCCAGGCCTCGGTGCGGCTGACGTCCGTCGCCATTCCGGCGCAGGAGATGGGGCGCCGCGCGGTGGAACTGCTGATCGCCAAGCTGGAAGGGCACGGGAGCGACGAAGTCGCTTTGATCGCACCCGAGTTGACGGTGCGTGCGAGTACGGGGCCGGCCCCGGCACCGGCCACTTCCTGATCCCCGCTCCCTGATTCCTGTCCCCACACACTGATCCCCCCACGTCCCGCCCGCGTCGGCCGGCCTCGTCCGGAACCGACCACCACAACCGAAGACCTCACCCGAGCACACACCCAACGCCTCGACGTCTCAAGGCCGTTGGGGCACCCCTGCCTGTCCCGGACCGGCCCGCCAGAGCCGTGCCGGGTTCCCGCACAGCCGCCCCTCCCCCACTCCTTCCTTCAGGAGCCGCCACGTGAACCAGTCCGCCGAATCCCTGCCCCCGTCAGGCGCGGTCAGCCTCGCGCAGTCCTCCCCCACCGTCGGTACGTTCCGTGAGCGGGACGGTGCGCTGGAGTGGAGCGGCCGTCAGGAGACCGTACGGATAGAGCCCTGGGGCCCGGACGCGGTCCGGGTCCGGACCCGGCTCGGCGGACCGGTCCTGGAGGGGCTGCCGGGTGCCCTGCTGGACGAGCCGGAGTCGACGCCGTACACCGTCAAGATCGAGGACGGGCAGGGGCGGTTGACCGTCGGCGCGCTGACCGTCGAGGTGAGCGCCGAGGGCCTGATCCGGTTCCTGCGCACCGATGACTCGGCCGAGCTGCTCGCCGAGGAGCGGGCGCACTTCTGGTGGCCGGGCTCGCGTCTCTACACGGCCGTCGGCAACGGCTACCACCGCCTTGAGCAGCGGTTCGCCGCCTACGAGGACGAGAAGCTGTACGGCCTCGGCCAGCACCAGCACGGCCTGTTCGACCAGAAAGGTGTCGTGCTGGACCTGGTGCAGCGCAACGCCGAGGTGTCCGTGCCCGTGCTCACCTCCAGCCGTGGCTACACCCTGCTGTGGAACAGCCCGGCAATCGGGCGGGTGGAGCTGGCGGGCAACGGGACGCGCTGGGTGGCGGATTCGGCCCGGCAGATCGACTACTGGATCACCGCCGGGCAGCCGGCCGACGCCCAGCGGCGCTACAGCGCGGTGACGGGACGTACACCGATGCTGCCGGAGTGGGCGGCGGGCTTCTGGCAGTGCAAGCTGCGCTACCGCACGCAGGACGAACTCCTCGACGTGGCACGGGAGTACAAGCGGCGCGGGCTGCCGCTGCGGGCCATCGTGTGCGACTTCTTCCACTGGACGCATCTGGGCGACTGGAAGTTCGACCCGGCCGAGTGGCCCGACCCGGCCGCCATGGTCGCGGAGTTGGCGGAGATGGGTGTCAAACTCGTCGTCTCCGTGTGGCCTTCGGTGTCGCCGCTCTCCGAGAACCATCAGCTCATGGAGCAGCGCGGCTACCTCATCGGCACGCAGTACGGCCCGATGGCGCACGCCGACTGGCCGGACAAGGGTGTCGCGTCCACCGTCCAGGTCGCCTTCTACGACGCCACGAACCCGGAGGCCCGCGAGTTCGTGTGGTCGAAGATCCGGGACAACTACCTTGCCCCGTACGGCATCACGGCCTTCTGGCTGGACGCCTGCGAGCCGGAGCTGAAGCCGGGCTTCCCGGAGAACCTGCGGTACTGGGCGGGCCCCGGCCTGGAGGTCGGCAACCTGTACCCGGTCGAGAACGCCCGCACCTTCTACGAGGGCCTGGTCGCGTCCGGCGAGGACGAGGTGATCAGCCTCAACCGCTCGGCGTGGGCGGGCAGTCAGCGCTACGGCGCCGCCCTGTGGTCCGGTGACATCGGCGTCGACTTCCCGACCCTGCGCCGCCAGATCGCGGCCGGTCTCAACACCGCCCTCTCCGGCATCCCCTGGTGGAACACCGACATCGGCGGCTTCCACGGGGGCGACCCGGACGACCCGGCGTACCGCGAGGTGATGGTCCGCTGGTTCCAGTTCGGCGCGTTCTCGCCGCTGATGCGTCTGCACGGGTTCCGTGACCCGGGCATGCCGCTGGGTCCCGACATGACCGGCGGTCCCAACGAGGTGTGGTCGTACGGTGCGGAGGCCGGCGCGATCCTGGAGCGGTACGTCCATCTGCGCGAGCGCCTGAAGCCGTACGTGCTGCGGGTCATGCGGGAGGCGCACGAGGAGGGGCTGCCGGTGATGCGCCCGCTGTTCCTGGAGTTCCCGGACGACCCGGCGGCGTGGTCGGTCGACGACGCGTATCTCTTCGGCCCCGACCTGCTGGTCGCCCCGGTCCTGACGGCGGGCGCGACGACCCGTACGGCGTACCTCCCGGCGGGGGCGGCCTGGACGGACGCGTGGAGCGGTGAGACGTATGCGGGTGGTGCGGCCGTGACGGTGGACGCGCCGCTGGAGCGGATCCCGCTGTTTCTGCGGGATGGGGCGAGGCTCCCGATCGTCGAGTAGCGGCTGCCGCCGGCTGGTGGGAGGGGTGGTTCGGTTCGGCGGTGGGTGCGGGGGCGTGGTGGCTTGGCGCGCAGTTCCCCGCGCCCCTGTAGGGGCGGTCCCCCGGTCGGGGAGTCGTGGCTGCCGGGCCGGCTCGGGGAACGGGTGGTTCGGTTCGGGGGTGGGTGCGGGGGCGTGGTGGCTTGGCGCGCAGTTCCCCGCGCCCCTGTAGGGGCGGTCTTCCGGTCGGGGAGTCGTGGCTGCCGGGCCGGCTTGGGGAACAGGTGGTTCGGTTCAGCGGTGGGTGCGGGAGCGTGGTGGCTTGGCGCGCAGTTCCCCGCGCGCCTGTGGGGGCGGTCTTCCGGTCGGGGAGTCGTGGCTGCCGGGCCGGCTTGGGGAACAGGTGGTTCGGTTCAGCGGTGGGTGCGGGAGCGTGGTGGCTTGGCGCGCAGTTCCCCGCGCCCCTGTAGGGGCGGTCCCCCGGTCGGGGAGTCGTGGTTGCCGTCGGCTCGTGGGAGGGGTTGTTGTGGTTTGGCGGGCGGTTCACGGCGCGCCTGTAGGGCGTGTCCCCGGGGGGGGCGGTGGGTGCGTCAACTTGCGCTCTTTGCAGACTGGTCAGGCGAACCAGTCCTGGTGTTCCCTTGGAAAGGAAAACTGTCTCGTGTCCAGTGCTCCCCTCGCCCTCACGCTGGCGAACCTGTTACTGCGGCCCTCGTTGGGATCCCGGCGCGATCCGGACCGGGTGTTCGACCGGATCGCCGGCAAGGCGGGGCGAGCGGACGGGGACGAGGCGTTCGTCGAGGGGTTCCGGCCGCTGCTCGCCGAGTGGGCGGCCGACGAGGAACTGTCGCCGGTCGGCTGGCAGTCCGCTCAGGCCCACGTCCGCAGGCATCTCACCAACCGGGCCCGGGTCCGGCGGCTGATCGCCGAGCATCCCGCGATAGCCCAGGAGCCCATCGAGAAGCCCGTGTTCGTGGTGGGTCTCCCGCGTACCGCCACCACGCTCACCCACAGCGTGCTGTCCCTCTCCGACGAGCACCGCTGCCCCCGGCTGTGGGAACTGCTCGCCCCCGGCCTCGAACCGTCGCCCGGCGAGCGGCGGAAGGCGGTCACGACCGCGCGCCGGACGCTCGACGGCACGTATCTGCTCAGCCCGCGCTTCCGCGAGATCCACCCCATGACCGCCGAGGGCCCCGAGGAGTGCACCTTCCTCCTGCCGCACGCCCTGGTGCCGCTGTCCCAGGCCCGGCTCCCGGAGTACCACGCCCGGCAGTTCGAGCGGGACTTCGTCCCCGACTACCGGCACCTCAAGGAGTGCTTCCAGGTGCTCCAGTACGGTCGGCCGCGGCGCCGCTGGATCCTCAAGTCCCCCATGCACACCGGGAATCTCGACGCCCTGCGCACCGTGTTCCCCGACGCCACGCTCGTGTGGACCCACCGCGACCCGGCGACCGCCGTCGCCTCGTTCTGCAGCCTGGTCGAGTGCGGAATGGCCCTCTCCCGGCGCACGGTGGACCTGCACGCCCTCGGCGCCACCTGGCTCGACCTGCTCAGCCGCTCCGTGCGGCGCGGCCTCGCGGCCCGGGCCGGCATCCCCCGCGAGGAGGTGGTGGACGTGCCGTACTCCTGGCTCGGCTCCGACCCGGCCGCGGGCGCACCGAAGCTCTACGCGGCCGTCGGCGCCCCCTGGACCGACGCCGACGCGGCCCGGCTCCCCACGGTCAGCACCCACCTCAGGGGCAGCCGCCCCCACCGCTACGACCTGTCCCGCTACGGCCTGACCCGCGCCGACGTCGAGACGGCCTTCGCGGACTACAACACCCTGCGGGCCGAGGTCGACCGCGCCTGAACGGCGCGGCCGGCCCCGGCCCTGTCACCTGGCTGCCGACGTCAGCTGCTGCTGACCGTCAGGTTGTTGGTGGTGAAGTTCAGGCCGCCGGAGGACGAGGTGATCTCGAACCCGAACTGCACGTCACCGATCGTCTCGTTGCCGAACCAGCCCTTGGTGTCCTTGATCCACTTGAGGATCGGCAGGATGTTGACCGTGCCGGACGACGAGTTCGAGGTACGGATGAACGAGAAGACCTCGTTCGCTCCGTTGCTGCCCTTGTAGACGGTCCAGCTGTGGCCGCCCAGCGTCACGTTGCCCTGCGAGGTGCCGAGCGGCCCGACGGCTCCGGTCTTGTTGACCCAGAGCATGATCTCGTAGTCGTAGTCGGTGTCCCAGATGTCGTACGACGTGTTGTACGCGCCGGACGACGGGACCGAGACGTTGTAGCTGCTGGAGAGCGAACCGAGCGAGGTGATCGTCTTGTTGATCACCTTCTTGGAGTTGGGGTAGGACTTGATGCCGCCGGTGTTGGGGTGGTTGGCGTTGACGCCCCAGTTCGTGCCGGAGTTGGCCCAGATGCACTGGCTTCCGGCGCCGGAGCCCCAGATGTTGTTGTAGAGGGTGTAGCCGTTCAGCGAGGTGTTGCCCCACTGGTCGCAGGAGCTCCAGACGGCCGCGGAGGCGGGGGCGGAGGCGAGGCCGACGGTGGCGCCGAGCGCGAGGGCGGGGGCCAGCAGGACCTTGGTGATCCGGCTCAGGGTGCGGGTGCGTGTTGCCATGGGGGTTCCTTCCATGGGTGGGGGGAAATGCGGGTGGGGGGTGGGGGTTGGTGTGCTGCTTTCTGTCGCGCTGTTCCTCGGTGCGGTTACCGCGGCCCCAGGTCGAGGACGCGGTCCTCTCCGGCGACGAGATCGAGCGTGCGTGAGCCGGAGGAGGTTCTGAGGTCGATCCGGTGGCTGCGGGTCGGGCGTACGACGGCCCGGCCCCGCCCCGGTCCCCAGTCGAGGTCCACCTCCGCGCCGAAGCGCGTGCGTACGCCCCGGAGCCGGCCGGTGGGGCAGGACGCGGGGAGCGCGGGCAGGAGGACCAGCCGGTCGGGGGTCGACTGGACGATCGCCTCGATGAGCACCGCCGGCAGGGTGTGTGCCGCGTCGGCGTTGTAGACGTCCCGCTCCGGGTAGTGGGCGCTCATCAGTGAGGCGTGGAAGAAGTCGCCGTCGAGCACCTGGCCGAGGGCGTGGGTGACCCGTTCGCCGTCGCGGAGCCGGGCGGCGATCAGCGCGTGGTGCAGGTGTCCGTGGGCCGAGTCGTTCTCGGCGCCCCGGAGCTGGAGGGCGCGGTACGCGGCGGCGGCGAGGTCGGGGGTGTCGTACGGGTTGATCTCGTCGAGGGGCCAGACACCGTAGAGGTGGCTGAGGTGACGGTGGTCGTAGGTGTCGTCGAGGCCGGGCCACGCCCATTCGGCGAGCGCGCCGTCGGCGTTGACCCGGTGCGGCGGGAGCCGGTCGGCCAACGCCCGCCAGCGGTCGGCCCGTTCGGGGTCGTCGGGGTGGTGGTCGGCGGCGGTGAGCAGGGCGTGCCGGGCCGCCGAGAGGTCCATGGCGGCATTGACGGCGCCCCAGCTCGCGTTGGCGGGACGGTTCTCGGGCGAGTAGGAGGGGACGACGACGAGGTGTCCGTCAGGGTCGGTGCGGGTGAGGAAGTCCTCGTAGAACAGGGCGACTTCGGCGAGCAGGGCGGCCGTGCGCGGGTCACGGACGCCCTCGGTGTCGTCGTGGTCGACGAGGGGCTTCAGCAGCCAGTCGGCGCCGGCGGTCCACAGGTGGAGCGGGTACTCGCGGCTGAAGTGGTAGATCAGCCCGGACTCTCCGTCGGTGTGTGCGGGCGCGGCCACGCCCCGGGCGCCGAAGACCGCGCGGGCGTTCTCCCGCCAGTCGTCCACCTGACTGTGGATCAGGGACGCATGGGCCGCGGTGACTTCGGGGAGCGCTCCGGCCGCCGCGGACGCGGTCTGGAGGTTGAGGTTGGCGTCGGTGGTGAACGCGCCGGACCAGGCGGTGTTCCAGTCGCCGGTCCACAGGCCGACCAGGCGGGGCGGAAGCATTCCGCTGGCGGAGAGCAGGTGGTAGCGGCCGGCGGCGAAGAGACGTTCCAGCAGGGCCGGGCTCTTCGTGCGGGTCAGCAACTCGGCTCCGGGCAGGGCGCGTTCGGTCTCGTCGGCGGCGAGGTCGAGGGTGACACGGTCGTAGGCGGTGCGGTGGAGGGGGGTGTGACGGGCGAGGAGACGGTCGTATGTCTGGTCCCCCGACCATGGCTCACCGTCCGCGTCCGGCAGGAGTTCCCGCAGGTCACGGGCGTGGTCGGCCGTGTCCAGCTCGCCGGTGTGCCGGACGACGCGGGTCAGCAGCAGCACGGACCGCGCGCCCTCGACCCGGACGCCGGGCGGGGTGAGGGTCGTGTCCCCGCCCGTGGGCACGACGAGGGTCACCCCGGTGTATGCGCGGTCGCTGTCCGGGTAGCGGGCGCGGAGGGTGAGCAGGGCGCCCTCAGGGGTGCGCACCACACTCTGGCCGACGCCCAACTCCGCCGGGGCGCCCGGGAGTCGGTGGTCGAGGGTGATGTCGAGGGTGAGGCCGGGACCGTCGGCGACACCGGTGTCGCCGGTGACGTACTGGACGATGACGTCGTCCGCGCGGGACACGAAGACCCGGCTGCGCCAGCCCTCGCACCCGGCGTCGGTGACGCCGGTGGTGAAGTCGACGGACCGCCGGTAGTCACGCTGCCGCCCCGCCGGTGCTCCGCCGCGCAGCCGCACCTGGAACGCCGGATGGAAGGGCTGCACCCATTGCAGCCCACGCCCGTCCGTGAAGTCCTCGGCGGCGGTGGTGTCACCGGCCAGCAACCGGTCCTGGAGGGTGGTCAGCCGGTCCGCGAGCTCCGGTGGACGTGCCCGCTCGCCGCCGTTCGGGCGGACGAGGGAGTGGTGCGTGACGACGACACGTTCGCTCTCCGGGTCGCCGAAGACCAGGGCGCCGTGGTTGCCGTTGCCGCTCAGATAGCCGTCCTCCCAGCGGGCGGCGGGGCGAGGTTCCCAGGTTCCGTGGACGGGTCCGTGGACCGGTTCGTCGGATGTCATGGCTTCAGCACCGCCACTCCGTACCGGTCCAGCGACACCTCGTCCATGACGATCCCGCCGGTCAACAGGTCCCGGTGGACGCCGGGTACGCGGACGGCCACCGGGTCGGACCCGTGGTTGAGCACGAAGAGCAGCTCACCGCGCCGGACCGCCTCGACCCCGGCGGGCAGTCCGTCCAGGACCGGGCGGACGCCGGCGTCCGCGCCGATCCGCGCGAGGAGGTCCCGCAGCGCGTCGGGCTCGGGGAGGGTGGAGACGTACCAGGCGCGTCCCTTGCGCAGCACCGCCGGCAGCCCGTCGAGTTCGCCGCCCTTGTACGGGGTGACCTCGTCGGCGCCGTCGGCCTCCAGTTCCTCGGACCACAGGTGGCCCTGGAAGCCGTCCACTTCGACGGTCTCGCCCGCGTCCAGCGGCCACCACTCGTGCAGGGTGCCCAGGCCGAACAGCTCGCGCAGCCGGGCGTCCATGCCGCCGGGCCGTACCCGGTCGTCCTCGTCGGCGACACCGGTGAGGAATCCGCAGACGAGGGTGCCGCCGCCGCGTACGTACGCCTGGAGGTTGTCGATGGCCGCGTCCGTGAGCAGGTACAGCTGCGGTACGACGACGAGCCGGTAGGCGGACAGGTCGTGCTCGGGGTGGGCGAAGCCGGTGGTGAGGTGTGCTTCCCAGAGGGCGCGGTGCCAGGCCCGTACGACCTGCGGGTAGTCCACCTCGGAGGAGAGCCGCCCGTCCTGGGCGCCGCCCCACCAGGCGTGCCAGTCGTGCAGAACGGCGATGTCGTTCGGGGTGTGACTGTCCGTCACCTCACGGCTGATGGCGGCGAGTTCGGCACCGAGCTGCTTGACCTCCTGGAAGGTGCGGCCCTGCTCGCCGGCGTGGCTGACCATGCCGGAGTGGAACTTCTCGGCGCCCTGCCGGGACTGGCGCCACTGGAAGTAGCAGACGGCGTCGGCGCCACGCGCCACCGCCTGGAGCGACCAGAGCCGGTTGAGGCCGCGCGGCTTGGGGTGGTTGACACCCCGCCAGTTGACCGGACCGGCCGCCTGCTCCATCAGCATCCACGGGCCGCGTGCCTGCGAACGCGTCATGTCCTGGATCAGTGCGCCCTGTTGGGCACCGAACGGGTCGCGGGGATCGGGGTACATGTCGACCGAGACGACGTCCTCCTCCTGGACCCAGCGCCAGGCGTCCTGGCCCGCCCACATCGGCATGAAGTTGGTGGTGACCGGGAGGTGCGGGGTGTGACGGCGGACGATGTCGCGTTCCGCGAGGTAGCACTCCAGGAGCGCGTCGGAGGTGAAGCGTTTGAAGTCGAGCACCTGGGTGGGGTTGCGCATGTAGTGCGGGAGGCGCGGCGGCAGGATCTCGTACCAGTCGCCGTATCCCTGGCTCCAGAACGCCGTTCCCCAGGCGGTGTTGAGGGCGTCCAGGGTGCCGTACCTGTCCTGGAGCCAGCGCCGGAAGGCGGCGGCCGACTCGTCGCCCCAGTCGTAGGTGCAGTACTCGTTGTTGATGTGCCACATGATGAGGGCGGGGTGGCCGCCGTAGCGGGCGGCCAGGTCCTCGGTGATGGCGGCGGCGTAGCGGCGGTAGGCGGCGCTGGAGTGCGCGAAGTGCTGGCGCCCGCCCCACCACTCGACGCGCCCGTCCTCGGCGACGGGCAGGGTCTCCGGGTGCAGCCGGCCCATCCAGGGCGGCGGCGAGGAGGTGGGCGTCGCGAGGACGACACCGATGCCGTTCTCGTGCATCAGGTCCATCAGCCGGTCCAGCCAGCCGAACTCCCTGGCGCCTGGGCGGGGTTCGAGCTTCGCCCAGGAGAAGACGCCGAGCGTGACGGAGTTGACCCCGGCGTCCTTCATCAGCCGGACGTCCTCCGGCCAGGTCTCCTCGGGCCACTGCTCGGGGTTGTAGTCACCGCCGAAGAGGACGCGCCCCCGGGTGGCGTCACCGAGCCCGGGCATCAGACGGGCTCCCCGTACTGGATGCCCCGCCCGTTGGTGGCGACGTAGACACGGCCGTGGATGCGCGGGTCGCCGGTGATCGCGGCGCCGGTCCAGCCCCACTGATGGGCGTCGTCGTTGATCCGCGTCCAGGTCCTCGCTTCGTCGTCGGAGCGGTGGATGGCGGTGATGGTCCCGGTGGAACCGACCAGGTAGACCGCCGGGTAGTCGGCGCCCTGGGCGGCCCGGCCGAACCCGAGCGTGTACGAGGCCCAGCAGCTGGCGACCTTGGTGAAGGTGCCCCCTCCGTCGGTGGACCGGTACAGCCCGTTCCACTTGACGCTCAGCCACAGGTCGCCGGAGCGTCCGGGCGCCGCGGCCAGCTCGAACTGGCTGTCGCCGGAGGGCAGTCCGCTCGCCCGGGCGGTGAACGTGAGGCCGCTGTCTGTGCTGGCGTACAGCGTTCCGGTGTCGGTGTCGTAGGCGTAGAACCGGGTCGGGTCGGCCGGGTCGGCGACCGGTGTGGCGCCCTTCGGGATCGAGGAGACCTCGGACCAGGTCGTGCCGTTGTCAGTGGAGCGCTGGGCCGGGTACTTCGTGCCGTCCCAGTGCACGAAGGTCCACAGCAGCACGCTGCCGTCGGCGTTGGCGGCGATCGGCCCCGGCGCGTTCTTGGCGATGGCGGGCTGGGTGGCGAAGGGTGCCCAGCTCCGTCCGCCGTCGTTCGAGAAGGCCCCGTTGCCGTTGTCGCCCCATCCGGTCCGGACGACGTACGACGGCTTGGCCGCGGCCTGGGCGAGTCCCGTCGCCGATCCGAACACGGGGTTCGACGCCATGCCGCGTGAGGGGGACGCCGTGAGCCGCTCGTGGTACATCACGCCGATGTCCCCGAGCCCGCTGAGCAGGTGCGCCTCCCCGGTCGGGGGCGAGACGAGCTGGCGTACGGACGTCTCCTCCAGGCCGCGGATCTGCGGGGCCCAGTGCTTGAGGTCGCGGGTGCCGTAGAGGGTCGCACCGGTCCCGTACACGATGTGCCGGGAGTCGTAGGGGTCGACGGCGAGCGCCTGGATCCACCAGCCGAACTTCGGCTTGTCCTTGCCGAACGTGAGGAAGGGGGTCTCGGACACGTCGAACACCGCGGTGTCCTTGAGGGACGTCCAGGTACGGCCACCGTCCGTGGAGCGGAACACCGTGTCGATGTCGGCCCAGCGGTTGTTGGTGGAGACGACGAGGGTGCCGGCCCGGCAGGCGTCGACGGCGACCCCGCCGTAGGCGAAGTTGTCGGCGGAGCCGTCGGCGGTGGTCCCGCCCGGCTCGACCGGGGTCACGTCCGTCCAACTGCCGGTGGTGGTGCGCAACTTGTGCACGCTGCCGTCCGACTGACCGTTGGGCCCGGGCGCGTTGGCGTACGTCACGTACAGGTCGCGGGTGTGCTTGTCGTAGGCGGCGCGGATCGGGACCCTGGCCGAGGTGACACCGACGGGCTGGCCGGGCACGGCTTCCCAGGTGGTGCCGTCGGAGGTGCGGTACAGGTTGGCGGTGCCGGCGGTGCCCTTGCCGTCGCCGTCTCCCCAGCCGGCGTAGACGGTACGGCCGGCCGCGACCAGGAAGACCACGCCCTGGCCGCTCGGGCTCGGGGTGGCCGGGAAGGTGGTCGCGGGTGCCCAGGTGGCGCCCCGGTCGGTGGACTTGAGGAGTCCGTCGTGCCGGGTGCCCAGCCACAGGGTGTCGCTGTCCCGCGGGTCGACGAGCAGCCGCTCGCCGGCGCCCCGCCCGTCCTCGTTGGCTCCCAGCTTCACGGTCAGGTCGGTACGGGCCCAGGTCCTGCCCCGGTCCTCGGACCGCAGGACGGCACCGTTTCCGGCCCACGACTGGGCGTAGGTGCCGAGGGAGAGGTACACCCGGTCGGGGTGCGCGGGATCGACGGCGATCGCCTCGACCCCGAGGAGGTTCCAGTCGTCCCACCCGAGGTGATCGGTGAGCGCGGTCCAGCGCGCGGCGCGCTCGTCCCACCGGTAGGCGCCGCCGATGTCGGTACGGGCGTAGGCGAGACCGCGGACGGAGGGGTGGAAGAGCACTCCGGTGACGAATCCGGTGCCGCCGATGACGGCGGTGCGCCAGCGGTAGGCGGGGGCAGCCGCGGCAGCGGAGGCCGCCTGAGCCGCCGTACCGGAGACGGATACGGCGGAGACCGCGGCGACGGCAGCGGTCGCGGCAAGAACGGCACGTCTACTCGGACGGGACGCAGGCATGACTTACCTCGATCTGAAGGAAAAAGAGGGGGGAGGACGCGCCCCCGAAGGGGCGCGGGGAACTGCTCGATCGACCGCATCGGCCCCGCAGCCGCCACCAGACCGCAAGGGGGCACCCAGTACAGCGAACCTGGACGTCAGCCCTTGACCGCGCCGGTCAGCATGCCCTTCTTGAAGTGCCGCTGCACGAAGGGCGACGCCACCGCGACCGGGATCAACGCGAGGACCATCACGGCCATCTGCAACCCCAGCGCCGACAACTGCCCGGTACGGACCGCCTGTTGCAGCCCCGTGGGCGACGCGGTGTTCTTCTGGACCAGCTGG
The DNA window shown above is from Streptomyces sp. NBC_01451 and carries:
- a CDS encoding 1,4-beta-glucanase gives rise to the protein MPASRPSRRAVLAATAAVAAVSAVSVSGTAAQAASAAAAAPAYRWRTAVIGGTGFVTGVLFHPSVRGLAYARTDIGGAYRWDERAARWTALTDHLGWDDWNLLGVEAIAVDPAHPDRVYLSLGTYAQSWAGNGAVLRSEDRGRTWARTDLTVKLGANEDGRGAGERLLVDPRDSDTLWLGTRHDGLLKSTDRGATWAPATTFPATPSPSGQGVVFLVAAGRTVYAGWGDGDGKGTAGTANLYRTSDGTTWEAVPGQPVGVTSARVPIRAAYDKHTRDLYVTYANAPGPNGQSDGSVHKLRTTTGSWTDVTPVEPGGTTADGSADNFAYGGVAVDACRAGTLVVSTNNRWADIDTVFRSTDGGRTWTSLKDTAVFDVSETPFLTFGKDKPKFGWWIQALAVDPYDSRHIVYGTGATLYGTRDLKHWAPQIRGLEETSVRQLVSPPTGEAHLLSGLGDIGVMYHERLTASPSRGMASNPVFGSATGLAQAAAKPSYVVRTGWGDNGNGAFSNDGGRSWAPFATQPAIAKNAPGPIAANADGSVLLWTFVHWDGTKYPAQRSTDNGTTWSEVSSIPKGATPVADPADPTRFYAYDTDTGTLYASTDSGLTFTARASGLPSGDSQFELAAAPGRSGDLWLSVKWNGLYRSTDGGGTFTKVASCWASYTLGFGRAAQGADYPAVYLVGSTGTITAIHRSDDEARTWTRINDDAHQWGWTGAAITGDPRIHGRVYVATNGRGIQYGEPV